From the bacterium genome, one window contains:
- a CDS encoding NUDIX hydrolase, giving the protein MGEVFRGRIITVNQDEVTLPNGGRATLDIVHHPGAAAVVALDAEGAVVLLRQYRHAAGGFIWEVPAGTLGAGEAPAACARRELEEETGLVAARWTPLGSIVTTPGFCDERIHLFLARELRETAAALEDDEVLTVSRVPLASALAMVARGEIEDAKSIAALYRAQVALG; this is encoded by the coding sequence ATGGGCGAGGTCTTCCGCGGCCGCATCATCACGGTCAACCAGGACGAAGTGACGCTCCCGAACGGCGGCCGCGCCACTCTGGACATCGTGCACCATCCGGGCGCTGCGGCGGTGGTCGCCCTCGACGCCGAGGGCGCCGTCGTCCTGCTGCGCCAGTACCGCCATGCCGCCGGCGGCTTCATCTGGGAAGTACCGGCGGGCACGCTCGGCGCCGGCGAGGCGCCGGCGGCGTGTGCCCGTCGCGAGCTCGAGGAGGAGACCGGGCTCGTCGCCGCGCGGTGGACGCCGCTCGGCAGCATCGTCACCACGCCGGGGTTCTGCGACGAGCGCATCCATCTCTTCCTGGCGCGCGAGCTGCGCGAGACCGCGGCGGCGTTGGAGGACGACGAGGTGCTCACCGTGAGTCGCGTCCCGCTGGCGAGCGCCCTGGCGATGGTGGCGCGGGGCGAGATCGAGGACGCGAAGTCGATCGCGGCGCTCTACCGGGCCCAGGTCGCGCTCGGCTGA
- a CDS encoding HAMP domain-containing histidine kinase, with the protein MTDVSTTSEANPQSEKRRLLVLVRTGLTLAIGYLLIFSTRDSAPPPALTAFVVLYLASNIVVALMPSRILARAGFDVGLILTDTAAISFALSLIPDANTDVFVFYFTVILLASITDRTALSLLSPLITSGAYLAFLLARYGVQELMQPSILLRLPFFLLTGTFYGFFVDRVRRGQIAVAAAKQRAAARTELLQAITHDLKQPLWVASESATMLYDRLARDAHPARELAAQIMVSLRRMEALTLNFLDLGKLELRGLCALPQRTSLTRIVDDLLDAVAPACDLKGVRLDRETAPALPQAWIDPIQAERCLGNILDNAIKFTPAGGTVSVRTAVDGNALAVRVADDGPGISPEREAGLFDSFQAGTASGGRRSSGLGLHIADALARAMGGSIDLDHDHTRGTCFVVRLPIAAEQVNAMPLPAPAATAA; encoded by the coding sequence ATGACGGATGTCAGCACGACGAGCGAAGCGAACCCACAGAGCGAGAAGCGCCGTCTGCTGGTTCTCGTCCGCACCGGGCTGACGCTGGCGATCGGCTACCTGCTCATCTTCAGCACCCGTGATTCGGCACCGCCGCCCGCCCTCACCGCCTTCGTCGTCCTCTACCTCGCCAGCAACATCGTCGTCGCCCTGATGCCGTCCCGCATCCTGGCGCGGGCCGGATTCGACGTCGGCCTGATCCTCACCGACACCGCCGCCATCTCCTTCGCCCTGTCGCTCATTCCGGACGCGAACACGGACGTCTTCGTCTTCTATTTCACCGTCATCCTGCTCGCGTCGATCACCGACCGCACCGCCCTGAGCCTGCTGTCGCCGCTCATCACCAGCGGCGCCTATCTCGCCTTCCTGCTGGCGCGCTACGGCGTCCAGGAGTTGATGCAACCGTCGATCCTCCTGCGCCTGCCGTTCTTCCTGCTGACCGGCACGTTCTACGGCTTCTTCGTCGACCGGGTGCGCCGCGGCCAGATCGCGGTCGCCGCCGCCAAGCAGCGCGCCGCGGCGCGCACCGAGCTGCTGCAGGCGATCACCCACGATCTCAAGCAGCCGCTGTGGGTCGCCAGCGAGTCGGCGACGATGCTCTACGACCGCCTCGCCCGCGACGCCCACCCGGCGCGCGAGCTCGCCGCGCAGATCATGGTCAGCCTGCGCCGGATGGAGGCCCTGACCCTCAACTTCCTCGACCTCGGCAAGCTGGAGTTGCGCGGTCTGTGCGCCCTCCCGCAGCGCACGTCGTTGACCCGCATCGTCGACGACCTGCTCGACGCCGTCGCGCCGGCCTGCGACCTCAAGGGCGTGCGTCTCGACCGCGAGACGGCGCCGGCGCTGCCGCAGGCCTGGATCGATCCGATACAGGCGGAGCGCTGCCTCGGGAACATCCTCGACAACGCGATCAAGTTCACGCCTGCCGGCGGCACCGTGAGCGTCCGCACCGCGGTCGACGGCAATGCGCTCGCCGTGCGCGTCGCCGACGACGGCCCCGGCATCAGCCCGGAACGCGAAGCGGGGTTGTTCGATTCCTTCCAGGCGGGCACCGCGAGCGGCGGCCGTCGCAGCAGCGGCCTCGGGCTGCACATCGCCGATGCGTTGGCCCGCGCCATGGGCGGCAGCATCGACCTCGACCACGATCACACCCGCGGCACCTGCTTCGTGGTCCGGCTGCCGATCGCCGCCGAGCAGGTGAACGCGATGCCGTTGCCGGCTCCCGCCGCGACCGCGGCCTGA